In Colletotrichum higginsianum IMI 349063 chromosome 3, whole genome shotgun sequence, a genomic segment contains:
- a CDS encoding Ras family protein → MSSRKKVLLKVIILGDSGVGKTSLMNQYVNKKFSASYKATIGADFLTREVLVDDRQVTMQADGGRQLWDTAGQERFQSLGVAFYRGADCCVLVYDVNNSKSFDALDSWRDEFLIQASPRDPDNFPFVVLGNKIDVEESKRVISTKRAMTFCQSKGGIPYFETSAKEAINVEQAFEVIARNALAQEESEEFSGDYQDVINIPIENPRDGCSC, encoded by the exons ATGTCATCGAGAAAGAAGGTCCTTCTCAAG GTCATTATCCTTGGCGACAGCGGTGTCGGCAAGACGAGTTTGATGAACCAATAT GTCAACAAGAAGTTTAGTGCAAGCTACAAGGCCACTATCGGCGCCGATTTTCTGACGCGCgaggttctcgtcgacgaccgccAGGTGACGATGCAG GCTGACGGTGGACGCCAGCTGTGGGATACGGCGGGACAGGAGCGTTTCCAGTCGCTGGGCGTGGCCTTTTACCGCGGTGCCGACTGCTGCGTGCTTGTTTACGATGTCAACAACTCGAAGAGCTTCGATGCTCTGGACAGCTGGAGAGACGAATTCCTGATCCAGGCTTCGCCGCGAGACCCCGATAACTTTCCATTT GTCGTTCTCGGGAACAAGATTGATGTCGAGGAGAGCAAGAGAGTG ATCTCGACCAAGCGCGCGATGACCTTTTGCCAGTCCAAGGGTGGAATCCCATACTTCGAGACCAGCGCAAAGGAGGCCATCAACGTCGAGCAGGCGTTTGAAG TCATCGCGCGGAACGCCCTCGCGCAGGAGGAGTCTGAAGAGTTCAGCGGGGACTACCAGGATGTCATCAACATCCCTATCGAGAACCCTCGGGACGGATGCTCTTGCTAA
- a CDS encoding Vacuolar membrane protein, protein MAPNEPMLPAAIAPEPHGRPPRRSFSNTDRLSASVASTNRSRSTARSRSTVRSSGWQAKMGLGGVARRTLGISLLLVTVLLWTISNFLASYIFSDHSYDKPFFVVYMNTSVFAVSLVPMLVRFLMQNGVEGLRREALVVWNEQRYGKEGHKTADDEEDTVAGERLLVDDEPSLEMEGFEMTKAVERLTFRETVVISLEFCMLWFFANYFASACLEYTSVGSVTILNSTSSVWTLVFCALMGVEGFTLRKFIGVLASLTGIVLISTVDLSGSSDENRGSFPHKTTTQIAIGDLMAFVSAIVYGLYVTVMKRRVGNEDRVNMPLFFGLVGLFNLVFLWPVFFVLHFTGLEPFAFPPTAKIWAIVISNSLSSFVSDMSWAYAMLLTTPLVVTVGLSLTIPLSLIGEMIQYSQYSSWVYWVGAAVVLVSFLFINNESHEDESGENAPEAGSRAAHT, encoded by the exons ATGGCGCCGAACGAGCCCATGCTTCCCGCGGCGATAGCTCCCGAGCCACATGGCCGTCCCCCGAGAAGGTCCTTTTCGAATACCGATCGGTTGAGCGCGTCCGTTGCGTCTACGAACCGGTCGAGGTCAACAGCGCGGTCGAGGTCAACAGTGCGGTCGTCTGGATGGCAGGCGAAGATGGGGCTGGGAGGCGTCGCGAGACGGACGCTAGGCATTTCGTTACTGCTTGTTACGGTGCTGCTGTGGACAATATCCAACTTTCTGGCATCC TACATCTTTTCGGATCATTCCTACGACAAGCCATTCTTCGTGGTATATATGAACACGTCGGTGTTCGCGGTGTCTTTGGTACCGATGCTGGTGCGCTTCCTGATGCAGAACGGCGTCGAAGGTCTCCGACGCGAGGCTTTGGTGGTCTGGAACGAGCAGCGGTACGGCAAGGAGGGCCATAAAAcggccgatgacgaggaggacacGGTCGCGGGCGAGCGGCtgcttgtcgacgacgagccgaGCCTGGAGATGGAGGGTTTTGAGATGACGAAGGCCGTGGAACGGCTGACGTTCCGCGAGACGGTCGTCATCAGCCTCGAATTCTGCATGCTGTGGTTCTTTGCAAACTACTTTGCGTCGGCGTGCCTCGAGTATACGAGCGTCGGGAGCGTCACGATCCTCAACTCGACGAGCAGCGTGTGGACACTGGTCTTCTGCGCGCTGATGGGCGTCGAGGGGTTTACGCTGCGCAAGTTCATCGGCGTGCTGGCGTCGCTGACGGGTATCGTGCTCATCTCGACGGTGGACCTGTCCGGATCGAGCGACGAGAACCGCGGGTCGTTCCCGcacaagacgacgacgcagatCGCAATCGGGGACTTGATGGCCTTTGTGAGTGCCATCGTCTACGGCCTCTATGTGACGGTGATGAAAAGGCGGGTCGGTAACGAGGACCGGGTGAACATGCCGCTCTTCTTTGGACTGGTCGGTCTGTTCAACCTGGTCTTTCTTTGGCCAGTGTTTTTCGTCTTGCACTTTACCGGGCTGGAGCCA TTCGCCTTCCCTCCAACGGCCAAGATTTGGGCTATTGTCATCAGCAACTCGCTGTCGTCTTTTGTCAGCGACATGTCGTGGGCATACGCCATGCTGCTCACAACGCCGCTGGTGGTGACGGTCGGCCTGTCGCTGACAATCCCGCTGTCGCTCATCGGCGAGATGATTCAGTATTCGCAGTACTCCAGCTGGGTATACTGGGTCGGCGCGGCGGTCGTTCTCGTCTCCTTTTTGTTCATCAACAACGAGAGCCACGAGGACGAGTCGGGCGAAAATGCACCCGAGGCAGGATCCCGGGCGGCACACACATAG
- a CDS encoding WD domain-containing protein, producing MFYHGGMASPPPSDDLVPASSPALPSSPPPCISRKEKKKAVLTPRKFRRFFTPRGMPSHISRERPALGELGSPAINAQPTPPRSSFAEPISPSSNNSSLLSPFGSGDGPKKRKRTVVNPIPMKLPPLSRCSNSKRLRTQLEDLAEDGDMPLGRSPLARSSFGRDENTPPEDHVMTSPEAHSPSNRRTTALGSKYSAGPQTTPEEFARKLSSLTANNFANVGYDGLRPRSTLIDYFKCNRAGVPSASRLKPVTALAKRTQLVKDEATLPEYRPQPVIKLRNRGFGAQLLLREQGSTSRPGRERLEYPAFDAPMTAIGDEEGFIRFFDTATTPLGATPRTKVSIVIQAHENAIMDLAFSDDDLRLASACGDRSGKIFDVMSQSVAVELNGGHFQSMRRVEFQPGQANGNVVATSDRDGKIQIWDLRCCNTPANAFSTRGPEGIVHRNRHQPALWARTTNTLDNAHARTVEGVTSPASVTALQYMPPGREHLLLSASEANACIKLWDTRYITPRNKDASPLAVTAEPPTHRWRPYGLTSLALSSDAARLYAVCKDNTVYAYSTSHMMLGHAPELSLHPPRQKAGSAVRGLAPMYGFKHDLFHVKSFYVRCALRPVSTSGTELLAVGSTDKCAVVFPTDERVMREHWDTQSHLPISDTINLDATTPQSKQPLAGGQVPIVRNGTPLIRGHRREVTGLSWSNEGKLVTISDDYMARHWQEGDDDSSGGRDAWNLRTGGEFGGNRHMAGWADVGDDWDEDCDSHSEC from the exons ATGTTCTACCATGGTGGCATGGCCAGTCCGCCACCGAGCGACGATCTCGTGCCGGCCTCGTCTCCCGCCCTCCCCTCGTCTCCTCCCCCGTGCATCTCtcgaaaagaaaagaagaaagccGTCTTGACGCCCCGGAAGTTCCGTCGATTTTTCACCCCGCGGGGCATGCCATCCCACATCTCGCGAGAACGCCcggccctcggcgagctgggcaGCCCCGCGATCAATGCCCAACCGACACCCCCGCGATCCAGCTTCGCCGAACCTATATCCCCCTCCTCGAATAACAGCAGCCTGCTGTCGCCCTTTGGAAGCGGAGATGGGCCAAAGAAACGGAAGCGGACTGTCGTGAATCCGATACCCATGAAGTTGCCACCGTTGAGTCGGTGCTCAAATTCGAAGCGCTTGAGAACCCAGCTGGAAGACCTGGCGGAGGATGGGGACATGCCCTTGGGCCGAAGCCCTCTCGCGAGGTCCTCTTTTGGCCGGGATGAGAACACTCCACCCGAGGACCATGTCATGACCTCGCCCGAGGCACATTCCCCTTCCAACCGTCGTACGACAGCTTTAGGATCGAAGTACTCGGCAGGCCCGCAGACAACACCGGAAGAGTTTGCAAGGAAGCTCAGCTCTTTGACAGCCAACAACTTTGCGAATGTGGGATATGACGGTCTTCGGCCTAGGTCTACTTTG ATCGACTATTTCAAGTGTAATCGAGCGGGTGTTCCGTCTGCTAGCAGATTGAAGCCTGTCACAGCCCTTGCAAAGCGCACCCAGCTGGTAAAGGACGAAGCT ACCCTCCCTGAGTACCGGCCACAGCCTGTAATCAAGCTTCGTAATCGTGGGTTTGGCGCTCAACTCCTCCTTCGTGAGCAGGGAAGCACTTCTCGTCCAGGACGTGAGCGTCTCGAGTATCCTGCTTTTG ATGCTCCAATGACGGCGATTGGAGATGAGGAAGGCTTCATTCGCTTCTTCGACACGGCAACAACCCCTCTCGGAGCAACGCCTCGAACAAAAGTCAGCATCGTTATTCAGGCCCATGAGAACGCCATAATGGATCTTGCATTCTCCGACGACGATCTCCGTCTCGCAAGTGCCTGCGGCGACCGCTCGGGCAAGATCTTCGACGTCATGTCGCAGAGCGTTGCCGTCGAGTTGAACGGCGGCCACTTCCAATCCATGCGCCGAGTCGAGTTCCAACCAGGCCAGGCCAACGGAAATGTTGTGGCCACATCCGACCGCGACGGTAAGATTCAAATCTGGGATCTGCGGTGTTGCAACACACCTGCCAATGCATTTTCCACCCGCGGGCCCGAAGGCATCGTCCACCGCAACAGGCACCAGCCGGCGCTTTGGGCGAGAACGACCAACACACTCGACAACGCCCACGCCCGcaccgtcgagggcgtcacATCTCCGGCCTCCGTTACGGCGCTGCAATACATGCCCCCAGGCCGCGAGCATCTTCTGCTATCCGCCTCCGAGGCAAATGCCTGCATCAAGCTCTGGGATACCCGGTACATCACGCCGCGTAACAAGGACGCCTCGCCGCTTGCCGTGACCGCGGAACCGCCAACTCACCGCTGGCGCCCTTATGGCCTCACATCTCTCGCCCTGAGCAGTGACGCAGCCCGCCTCTACGCCGTTTGCAAGGACAACACCGTTTACGCATACTCCACCTCGCACATGATGCTCGGCCATGCTCCAGAACTCTCCCTCCACCCACCTCGCCAAAAAGCCGGATCGGCAGTCCGAGGCCTGGCGCCGATGTATGGCTTCAAGCATGACCTATTCCACGTTAAGTCGTTCTACGTCCGCTGCGCCCTACGCCCCGTGTCCACTTCCGGCACAGAGCTCCTAGCCGTTGGCAGTACGGACAAATGCGCAGTCGTCTTTCCCACCGACGAGCGGGTAATGCGAGAGCACTGGGACACGCAGAGTCACTTGCCCATTTCTGACACCATCAACTTGGACGCCACAACCCCACAATCGAAACAGCCCCTCGCTGGAGGCCAAGTCCCCATCGTCCGCAACGGAACGCCCCTCATCCGTGGCCATCGCCGCGAGGTCACAGGATTGAGCTGGTCCAATGAGGGAAAGCTCGTCACCATATCGGACGACTACATGGCACGCCACTGGcaggagggcgacgacgatagCTCTGGCGGCCGCGACGCGTGGAACCTGCGCACCGGTGGAGAGTTCGGCGGCAACCGCCACATGGCCGGATGGGCCGACGTTGGGGATGACTGGGACGAGGACTGCGATTCGCATTCAGAGTGCTGA
- a CDS encoding AdoMet-dependent rRNA methyltransferase SPB1, producing MAIQKKHGKGRLDKWYRLAKEKGYRARAAFKLIQLNKKYGFLEKSKVVVDLCAAPGSWCQVAAETCPVGALIVGVDLSPIKPIPKVITFQSDITTDKCRATIRSHLKTWKADCVLHDGAPNVGTAWNQDSFNQAELVLQSMKLATEFLVEGGTFVTKVFRSKDYNPLLWVFNQLFTKVEATKPPSSRNVSAEIFVVCKGYKAPKRIDPRFLDPRAVFAELKDATPNNEAKVYNPEVKKRKREGYEEGDYTQFKVVSASEFIHSVDPIAILGQTNQLSFDQPPNGDVALAALDKLPETTDEIRRNCADLKVLGRKEFKQLLKWRLKVREIFGFPTKKTVQEKKSLQDQVGEEVAEVESMDEELRIQQELEALKNKDDSKKKKERRKENEKKQRDIVRMQLNMVAPMDIGMEQAGPLGPDAMFALKTADKAGGINKIARGKMAILKESEKKAEEAGIVYSDSESDVEEDRLERELDGMYDQFRERKAAADAKWRAKRAREEHEDGEWEGVSGGEQSDSDEDMEVDSDSSDDEDEEEEDGISRPLVTDLDSTAENGNLSKRATAFFGQDIFKDIDIGDVDDEAWGVDDKPREEPSRKKIKTAKEADAKKAKDDKTKAREDKKAAKEEVRKKAADGFDSDSESGDDAGFEVVKNQEEDWENQEKRRPDGRLDIDIITAEAMTLAHQLATGEKTKHDLVDEGFNKYALKDRDGLPDWFIDDETKHDKQQKPITKAAAAAIREKMRAYNARPIKKVREAKARKKFKAAQRLEKLKKKSDMLANEESMTEKEKAESIAKMMAKAGKVKRRPKPTLVVARGSNRGIQGRPKGVKGRYTIVDSRMKKDLRAQKRLAKKRK from the exons ATGGCGATCCAGAAGAAGCACGGAAAAGGACGTTTAGACAAGTGGTACAGGCTtgccaaggagaagggaTACCGTGCCAGAGCTGCGTTCAAGCTGATCCAGCTGAACAAGAAGTATGGCTTTTTGGAGAAGAgcaaggtcgtcgtcgatcttTGCGCCGCGCCCGGT TCGTGGTGTCAGGTCGCAGCGGAAACATGCCCAGTCGGCGCCCTGATCGTGGGTGTTGATCTCTCCCCCATAAAGCCCATCCCCAAGGTCATCACCTTCCAGAGCGATATCACGACTGATAAGTGCCGAGCAACGATCCGCTCGCACCTCAAGACGTGGAAGGCGGACTGCGTGCTCCACGATGGTGCGCCCAACGTCGGTACGGCCTGGAACCAGGATTCGTTCAACCAGGCCGAGCTGGTGCTGCAGTCGATGAAGCTGGCGACCGAGTtccttgtcgagggcggcacTTTTGTCACAAAGGTTTTCCGGTCCAAGGATTACAACCCGCTGCTGTGGGTCTTCAATCAGCTCTTCACAAAGGTCGAGGCGACCAAGcccccgtcgtcgagaaACGTGTCGGCCGAGATCTtcgtcgtctgcaaaggataCAAGGCGCCAAAGCGCATCGACCCCCGCTTCCTCGACCCCCGTGCTGTCTTTGCCGAGCTCAAGGACGCGACCCCGAAcaacgaggccaaggtgTACAACCCCGAGGtgaagaagcgcaagcgtGAGGGTTACGAGGAGGGCGACTACACCCAGTTCAAGGTCGTCTCGGCCAGCGAGTTCATTCACTCGGTCGACCCCATCGCGATCCTCGGCCAGACCAACCAGCTGTCGTTCGATCAGCCCCCCAACGGCGACGTGGCGCTTGCCGCGCTGGACAAGCTGCcggagacgacggacgaGATCCGGAGGAACTGCGCTGATCTAAAGGTGCTCGGAAGGAAGGAGTTCAAGCAGCTGCTCAAATGGCGTCTCAAGGTGCGGGAGATCTTTGGCTTCCCGACCAAGAAGACCGtccaggagaagaagtctCTGCAGGACCaggtgggcgaggaggtcgccgaggttgagtcgatggacgaggagctgcggATCCAgcaggagctcgaggcgctcaagaacaaggacgactccaagaagaagaaggagaggaggaaagagaacgagaagaagcaaagGGACATTGTGCGCATGCAGCTCAACATGGTCGCGCCCATGGACATTGGTATGGAGCAGGCCGGACCCCTCGGCCCCGACGCCATGTTCGCcctcaagacggccgacaaggccggcggAATCAACAAGATCGCCCGCGGCAAGATGGCCATCCTCAAGGAGAGCGAGAAaaaggcggaggaggccggcATCGTGTACTCGGACTCGGAGAGCGACGTGGAGGAGGACCGCCTCGAgcgcgagctcgacggcatGTACGACCAGTTCCGGGAGcgcaaggcggcggccgacgcAAAGTGGCGCGCCAAGCGGGCCCGGGAGGAgcacgaggacggcgagtgGGAGggcgtctcgggcggcgaGCAGAGCGACAGCGATGAAGACATGGAGGTGGATTCGGACAGCtcggatgacgaggatgaggaggaggaggacggcatcAGCCGGCCTCTCGTGACAGACCTAGACAGCACAGCGGAAAACGGCAACCTGTCCAAGCgggcgacggccttcttTGGCCAGGACATCTTCAAGGACATCGACattggcgacgtcgacgacgaggcgtggggcgtcgacgacaagccTCGGGAGGAGCCGAGTCGAAAGAAAATCAAGAccgccaaggaggccgacgctaagaaggccaaggacgacAAGACCAAGGCCAGAGAAGACAAGAAGGCTGCCAAGGAAGAGGTcaggaagaaggccgccgatgggttcgactcggactcggaaagcggagacgacgccggcttcgaggtcgtcaagaaccAGGAGGAGGACTGGGAGAACCAGGAGAAGCGTCGTCCGGATGGCAGATTAG acatcgacatcatcaccgcTGAAGCCATGACGCTCGCGCACCAGCTGGCGACGGGCGAGAAGACCAAGCACGACCTCGTGGACGAAGGGTTCAACAAATACGCCCTCAAGGACCGCGACGGCCTGCCTGACTggttcatcgacgacgagaccaaGCACGACAAGCAGCAGAAGCCCATCaccaaggcggcggcggcggcgatccgCGAGAAGATGCGCGCCTACAACGCGCGGCCGATCAAGAAAGTGCGCGAGGCCAAGGCGCGCAAGAAGTTTAAGGCGGCGCAGCGTCTCGAAAAGCTCAAGAAGAAGTCGGACATGCTCGCCAACGAGGAGAGCATgaccgagaaggagaaggccgaAAGCATCGCCAAGATgatggccaaggccggcaaggtcaagagaagGCCCAAGCCTACTCTGGTCGTCGCCAGGG GCTCCAACCGCGGTATCCAGGGCCGTCCCAAGGGCGTCAAGGGCCGCTACACGATTGTGGATTCGAGAATGAAGAAGGACCTGAGAGCGCAGAAAAGGCTagccaagaagaggaagtAG
- a CDS encoding Ilp is an apoptosis inhibitor: MAYHHSSGSSAASGFEYAQVGHSFACRPGAPQLNGPPFQPFQESQFDIFEWYPKFQSCLRYFLDHAQYSGPIQAVAAFVNIQLPFQKTHNPVLSSKHTGPSSPAGPGPSTPSTARAAGKMPFGAQVPSSTHSTLTPYIRRLVVTGFDYPAVLHGFFGDDWVGGIGPMHEAERRNFLFAAKSETWLKVKSHYDMDGEQQVPFLRPLSNVTEKEIQSAETQWSEWLAMQDWMLGPRAPEQEPRIKQEDDQT; encoded by the coding sequence ATGGCATACCATCACTCGAGCGGTTCTTCCGCTGCCTCGGGCTTCGAGTATGCGCAGGTAGGCCACTCTTTCGCCTGTCGTCCGGGTGCCCCTCAGCTCAACGGCCCTCCCTTCCAGCCGTTTCAAGAATCACAGTTCGACATTTTCGAGTGGTATCCCAAGTTCCAGTCGTGTCTGCGCTATTTCCTGGACCACGCTCAGTACAGCGGGCCCATccaggccgtggccgcctTTGTCAACATCCAGCTCCCGTTCCAAAAGACCCACAACCCGGTCTTGTCTTCAAAACACACCGGCCCCAGCTCTCCTGCCGGTCCCGGTCCCTCAACGCCGTCCACGGCTCGCGCTGCTGGGAAGATGCCGTTTGGTGCTCAGGTGCCGTCATCGACCCATTCGACGTTGACGCCTTACATTCGCCGTCTGGTGGTCACCGGTTTCGACTACCCCGCCGTGTTACACGGTTTCTTCGGCGACGACTGGGTTGGGGGCATCGGCCCCATGCACGAGGCAGAGCGCCGCAACTTCTTGTTTGCCGCCAAAAGCGAGACGTGGCTGAAGGTCAAGTCCCACTACGACATGGACGGCGAGCAGCAGGTTCCTTTTCTTCGGCCCCTGTCGAATGTGACCGAAAAGGAGATCCAGAGCGCCGAAACCCAGTGGAGCGAGTGGCTCGCCATGCAGGATTGGATGCTGGGACCGCGGGCACCGGAACAGGAACCGAGGATCAAGCAGGAGGATGACCAAACGTGA